A genomic region of Anaeromyxobacter sp. contains the following coding sequences:
- a CDS encoding chemotaxis protein CheD has product MRLITVSIGGLEVTADRDATLITHGLGSCIAVMTYDPLNKVAGMLHFQLPTSTLSPERAQGSPGTFADTGIPMLFERMYALGSKKASILVKVAGGGNFHGDNGTFDIGKRNYTMMRKIFWKAQVLIGAEDCGGNRSRTARLFVDTGQITIQSGSEVSQL; this is encoded by the coding sequence ATGAGGCTCATCACGGTCTCCATCGGCGGGCTGGAGGTGACGGCGGACCGCGACGCCACGCTCATCACCCACGGGCTGGGGTCCTGCATCGCCGTCATGACCTACGACCCGCTCAACAAGGTGGCGGGCATGCTGCACTTCCAGCTGCCCACCTCCACGCTGTCGCCGGAGCGCGCCCAGGGCTCGCCGGGCACCTTCGCCGACACCGGCATCCCCATGCTCTTCGAGCGGATGTACGCGCTGGGATCGAAGAAGGCCAGCATCCTGGTGAAGGTGGCCGGCGGCGGCAACTTCCACGGCGACAACGGCACCTTCGACATCGGCAAGCGCAACTACACCATGATGCGCAAGATCTTCTGGAAGGCCCAGGTGCTCATCGGCGCGGAGGACTGCGGCGGCAACCGCTCCCGCACCGCGCGCCTCTTCGTCGACACCGGCCAGATCACGATCCAGTCCGGGTCCGAGGTCTCCCAGCTGTGA
- a CDS encoding protein-glutamate O-methyltransferase CheR — MDAQTFKEFQAIAYQKAGIFLRDGKAALVQARLAKRLRELGLSSEREYLERLRVDGDDEVVLFLDAISTNFTKFYREPDHFETLRECILEQKAAGQRRFRIWCAASSSGEEPYTIAMTLDPILEGCDWKVLATDISTRVLARAVAGVYGAEEIDGIPPAMLQRYMDRLPPGEDGEVQWAVRDRLKQRITYRRLNLAARPYPMKGPLDAVFCRNVMIYFDRPMRAGVVGEFERLVGPGCPLFIGHSETLNGITTRFKTERPSVYRLPEEAR, encoded by the coding sequence ATGGACGCCCAGACCTTCAAGGAGTTCCAGGCCATCGCCTACCAGAAGGCCGGCATCTTCCTGCGGGACGGCAAGGCCGCCCTGGTGCAGGCCCGCCTGGCCAAGCGGCTGCGCGAGCTGGGCCTGTCCAGCGAGCGCGAGTACCTGGAGCGCCTGCGCGTCGACGGCGACGACGAGGTGGTGCTCTTCCTCGACGCCATCTCCACCAACTTCACCAAGTTCTACCGGGAGCCGGACCACTTCGAGACGCTGCGCGAGTGCATCCTGGAGCAGAAGGCGGCCGGGCAGCGGCGCTTCCGCATCTGGTGCGCCGCCAGCTCGTCGGGCGAGGAGCCGTACACCATCGCCATGACCCTGGATCCCATCCTGGAGGGCTGCGACTGGAAGGTGCTGGCCACCGACATCTCCACCCGCGTGCTGGCCAGGGCGGTGGCCGGGGTCTACGGCGCCGAGGAGATCGACGGCATCCCGCCGGCCATGCTGCAGCGCTACATGGATCGGCTGCCGCCGGGGGAGGACGGCGAGGTGCAGTGGGCGGTGCGCGACCGGCTCAAGCAGCGCATCACCTACCGGCGCCTCAACCTGGCCGCCCGGCCCTACCCGATGAAGGGGCCGCTCGACGCCGTCTTCTGCCGCAACGTCATGATCTACTTCGATCGCCCCATGCGGGCCGGGGTGGTGGGGGAGTTCGAGCGCCTGGTCGGGCCCGGCTGCCCGCTCTTCATCGGCCACTCCGAGACCCTCAACGGCATCACCACCCGCTTCAAGACCGAGCGCCCCTCGGTCTACCGGCTGCCCGAGGAGGCTCGATGA
- a CDS encoding chemotaxis protein CheA has protein sequence MAARTPADLLDALATAVVEADADDAATLAELIKALEEARAGGALTGQLREEAAELVASLGATDLSAEALKRLGQLVGEQQGGRPPAPAAPAAAPAALSGAASSRRDGETVELIGDFLEESGEGLTRADEILLAIEKGEADHEKINALFRVFHTIKGVAGFLELTQLVALAHTTETLLNQVREGKQPLVGEAFDVTFESTARLRNMLDALRRAVDAHVDLEDDPAVPGLVERIQAVIDEVPEEGAEAPQAFVVKKGPPDASGKPLYVVRKPAAPADLAPPPAPPAEPTPPAEPTPLAEPTPLAAAPRPAAPAAPAAPAGPASDGGGSQLRETVKVDLERVDSMVEMIGELIIVESMVVHAPEIAALSSLKIRNYLNQLTKISRDLQNVAMRMRMVPVRGAFQKMARLVRDLSRKSGKDIVLEQFGEDTEMDRSMVERIEDPLVHLVRNSIDHGTEAAAERKTAGKAPRAVIKLSAYHEGGSIVVELGDDGRGLQKDRILAKAREKGLVEEGRELSEQEIYNLIFLPGFSTAAKVTEISGRGVGMDVVKRNIEGMRGRVSVTSRPGQGSTFKMVLPLTLAIIEGMLIASGKEKYIIPSLSIVESLRPTQEMISLAAGRGEIINVRGEILPLLRLHRLLQMDGPERPPTEGHVVVLEGLGRKLGIVVDDVLTQQQVVIKPLGQGIGDTDFLSGAAILSDGRVGLILNVDRLSSLAARSGLREAAVGT, from the coding sequence ATGGCTGCACGGACACCCGCCGACCTGCTCGACGCCCTGGCCACCGCGGTGGTCGAGGCCGACGCCGACGACGCCGCCACGCTGGCGGAGCTGATCAAGGCGCTGGAGGAGGCCCGCGCCGGGGGGGCCCTGACCGGCCAGCTCCGCGAGGAGGCGGCCGAGCTGGTGGCCTCGCTGGGGGCCACCGACCTCTCGGCGGAGGCCCTGAAGCGCCTCGGGCAGCTGGTCGGCGAGCAGCAGGGCGGGCGCCCGCCCGCGCCCGCCGCTCCGGCCGCGGCGCCCGCCGCCCTCTCGGGGGCGGCCAGCTCCAGGCGCGACGGCGAGACGGTGGAGCTCATCGGCGACTTCCTGGAGGAGTCGGGCGAGGGGCTGACCCGGGCCGACGAGATCCTGCTGGCCATCGAGAAGGGCGAGGCGGATCACGAGAAGATCAACGCGCTCTTCCGCGTCTTCCACACCATCAAGGGCGTGGCGGGCTTCCTCGAGCTGACCCAGCTGGTGGCCCTGGCCCACACCACCGAGACCCTCCTCAACCAGGTCCGGGAGGGCAAGCAGCCGCTGGTGGGCGAGGCCTTCGACGTCACCTTCGAGTCCACGGCGCGCCTCCGCAACATGCTGGACGCCCTGCGCCGGGCGGTGGACGCCCACGTCGACCTGGAGGACGACCCGGCGGTGCCGGGCCTGGTGGAGCGCATCCAGGCGGTCATCGACGAGGTGCCGGAGGAGGGCGCCGAGGCGCCGCAGGCCTTCGTGGTCAAGAAGGGCCCGCCCGACGCCAGCGGCAAGCCGCTCTACGTGGTGCGCAAGCCGGCCGCGCCGGCCGACCTGGCCCCGCCGCCGGCCCCGCCGGCCGAGCCCACCCCGCCGGCCGAGCCCACCCCGCTGGCCGAGCCCACCCCGCTGGCCGCCGCGCCCCGCCCGGCCGCCCCGGCCGCGCCGGCCGCGCCCGCCGGCCCCGCCAGCGACGGCGGCGGCAGCCAGCTGCGCGAGACCGTCAAGGTCGACCTGGAGCGCGTCGACTCGATGGTCGAGATGATCGGCGAGCTCATCATCGTGGAGTCGATGGTGGTGCACGCGCCGGAGATCGCGGCGCTCTCCTCGCTCAAGATCCGCAACTACCTCAACCAGCTCACCAAGATCAGCCGGGACCTGCAGAACGTGGCCATGCGGATGCGCATGGTGCCGGTGCGCGGCGCCTTCCAGAAGATGGCGCGCCTGGTGCGCGACCTGTCGCGCAAGAGCGGCAAGGACATCGTGCTGGAGCAGTTCGGCGAGGACACCGAGATGGACCGCTCCATGGTGGAGCGCATCGAGGACCCGCTGGTCCACCTGGTGCGCAACTCCATCGACCACGGCACCGAGGCGGCCGCCGAGCGCAAGACCGCCGGCAAGGCGCCGCGCGCGGTCATCAAGCTCTCCGCCTACCACGAGGGCGGCAGCATCGTGGTGGAGCTGGGCGACGACGGGCGCGGCCTGCAGAAGGACCGCATCCTGGCCAAGGCCCGCGAGAAGGGGCTGGTGGAGGAGGGGCGCGAGCTCTCCGAGCAGGAGATCTACAACCTCATCTTCCTGCCCGGGTTCTCCACCGCCGCCAAGGTCACCGAGATCTCCGGCCGCGGCGTGGGCATGGACGTGGTCAAGCGCAACATCGAGGGGATGCGCGGCCGCGTCTCGGTGACGTCCCGCCCCGGGCAGGGCTCCACCTTCAAGATGGTGCTGCCGCTCACCCTGGCCATCATCGAGGGCATGCTGATCGCCAGCGGCAAGGAGAAGTACATCATCCCCAGCCTCTCCATCGTGGAGTCGCTGCGGCCCACCCAGGAGATGATCTCCCTGGCGGCCGGGCGCGGCGAGATCATCAACGTGCGCGGCGAGATCCTGCCGCTGCTCCGCCTGCACCGGCTGCTCCAGATGGACGGCCCGGAGCGGCCGCCCACCGAGGGGCACGTGGTGGTGCTGGAGGGGCTGGGCCGCAAGCTGGGCATCGTGGTCGACGACGTGCTGACGCAGCAGCAGGTCGTCATCAAGCCGCTGGGCCAGGGGATCGGCGACACCGACTTCCTCTCCGGCGCGGCCATCCTCTCGGACGGGCGCGTCGGCCTGATCCTGAACGTCGACCGGCTCTCGTCGCTGGCGGCGCGCAGCGGCCTCCGGGAGGCGGCGGTCGGGACCTGA
- a CDS encoding chemotaxis protein CheX: protein MSGDPAGLATWLADLERAFEEVATSALGFAGVEVTARHDTPVPLHGAYLGLMGPAGAVQIGLASSLEGCQALARGLMGMTPAEADLPDGEVADAVNEIINIVAGAFKARVRDRASALQMGLPVFIRGAIQATDRVGVRVAEVKTGDLTAALLLVHPRA from the coding sequence GTGAGCGGCGACCCGGCGGGCCTGGCCACCTGGCTGGCCGACCTGGAGCGGGCCTTCGAGGAGGTGGCCACCTCGGCGCTCGGGTTCGCCGGCGTCGAGGTGACGGCCCGCCACGACACCCCGGTGCCCCTGCACGGCGCCTACCTGGGCCTGATGGGCCCGGCCGGGGCCGTCCAGATCGGCCTGGCCTCCAGCCTGGAGGGCTGCCAGGCGCTGGCCAGGGGGCTGATGGGGATGACCCCCGCCGAGGCCGACCTGCCCGACGGCGAGGTGGCCGACGCCGTCAACGAGATCATCAACATCGTGGCCGGCGCCTTCAAGGCGCGGGTGCGCGATCGGGCCAGCGCCCTGCAGATGGGGCTGCCGGTCTTCATCCGCGGGGCCATCCAGGCCACCGACCGGGTCGGGGTGCGGGTGGCCGAGGTCAAGACCGGGGACCTCACGGCCGCCCTCCTGCTGGTCCACCCGCGCGCCTGA
- a CDS encoding response regulator: MQILVVDDSKAMRSIVMRAVRQAGYDSVAFVEAVNGAEALKLIRAATPDLVMADWNMPEMSGIELLKTLRAEGNPVKMGFVTSESDPAMRDLAFQSGALFMITKPFTPDTLKASLGPVIG, translated from the coding sequence ATGCAGATTCTGGTCGTCGATGACAGCAAGGCGATGCGCAGCATCGTGATGCGCGCGGTGCGGCAGGCCGGCTACGACAGCGTCGCCTTCGTCGAGGCGGTCAACGGTGCCGAGGCCCTCAAGCTCATCCGGGCGGCCACCCCCGACCTGGTGATGGCCGACTGGAACATGCCCGAGATGAGCGGCATCGAGCTGCTCAAGACCCTCCGGGCGGAGGGCAACCCCGTGAAGATGGGGTTCGTCACCTCCGAGAGCGACCCGGCCATGCGCGACCTGGCCTTCCAGTCCGGGGCCCTCTTCATGATCACCAAGCCGTTCACGCCCGACACCCTCAAGGCCTCGCTGGGCCCGGTGATCGGGTGA
- a CDS encoding chemotaxis protein CheX — translation MSSLPPPETLASVVSGVTETMLGLTFKATRDGQPWNELVWRAAVLPIPGARPLTVGLSSDQPGCVQLAAKMFQLDPGEVADDMLSDALCELVNMTAGLLKSNLKLEQALGLPRLVPSGQPPVPTPPPSTNSVVLQAERVGLVLWVFEGIV, via the coding sequence ATGAGTTCACTCCCACCGCCCGAAACGCTCGCCAGTGTGGTCTCAGGTGTGACCGAGACCATGCTCGGCCTCACCTTCAAGGCCACCCGCGACGGCCAGCCCTGGAACGAGCTGGTCTGGCGGGCCGCGGTGCTCCCCATCCCGGGCGCCCGGCCGCTCACCGTCGGCCTGTCGTCCGACCAGCCGGGCTGCGTGCAGCTGGCGGCCAAGATGTTCCAGCTGGACCCCGGGGAGGTGGCGGACGACATGCTGTCCGACGCCCTCTGCGAGCTGGTCAACATGACGGCCGGGCTCCTCAAGTCCAACCTGAAGCTCGAGCAGGCGCTCGGGCTCCCTCGCCTCGTCCCCTCCGGCCAGCCGCCCGTGCCCACCCCGCCGCCCTCCACCAACAGCGTGGTGCTGCAGGCCGAGCGGGTCGGGCTGGTGCTGTGGGTCTTCGAGGGGATCGTCTGA
- a CDS encoding response regulator, with translation MPAILTVDDSRAVRTIVGKQVKELGFDVLEAEDGVQGLQVLSENTVDLVLLDVTMPNMDGPTMLQKMREGGNKTPVIMLTSESKRTIVAGAMKQGINDYILKPFKPEELRAKVLSVLQGEPGAESIVAEATHAPTAAETAATVAPSTASSTNPAGGRFCDVLLVDDMDNVHKKLRSMLPPHVSMNAFTSAQQALGACREKVFKVVLVDTEIPDVNSSVLAQQVRVLQPHAAIVALSLRTANDAAGEVKDQGFDSVLFKPFRPETIDDFMVHYFDNQDFLVVEDNVLKITPFTGKADRVQPFFNRLTSVFPEALEKVAAACYDEVLLDLGAPPGEADKLAKFVLAVAEKSKEFGMTLALVGPEGARKQLAGFTETKELRYFPSIQEARAGGAA, from the coding sequence ATGCCAGCCATCCTGACCGTGGACGACAGCCGCGCCGTCCGCACCATCGTCGGCAAGCAGGTCAAGGAGCTCGGGTTCGACGTGCTCGAGGCCGAGGACGGCGTCCAGGGCCTGCAGGTGCTCTCGGAGAACACCGTGGACCTGGTGCTCCTCGACGTGACCATGCCCAACATGGACGGCCCGACCATGCTCCAGAAGATGCGCGAGGGCGGGAACAAGACCCCCGTCATCATGCTGACCTCGGAGTCGAAGCGGACCATCGTGGCCGGGGCCATGAAGCAGGGCATCAACGACTACATCCTCAAGCCCTTCAAGCCGGAGGAGCTGCGGGCCAAGGTGCTCTCGGTGCTGCAGGGCGAGCCCGGCGCCGAGTCCATCGTGGCCGAGGCCACCCACGCCCCCACCGCCGCCGAGACCGCCGCCACCGTGGCGCCCTCGACCGCCTCGTCCACCAACCCGGCCGGCGGCCGCTTCTGCGACGTGCTGCTGGTGGACGACATGGACAACGTCCACAAGAAGCTGCGCTCCATGCTGCCGCCGCACGTCTCCATGAACGCCTTCACCAGCGCGCAGCAGGCGCTGGGGGCCTGCCGCGAGAAGGTCTTCAAGGTGGTCCTGGTGGACACCGAGATCCCGGACGTCAACAGCTCGGTGCTGGCCCAGCAGGTCCGGGTGCTGCAGCCGCACGCCGCCATCGTGGCCCTGTCGCTGCGCACCGCCAACGACGCCGCCGGCGAGGTCAAGGACCAGGGCTTCGACTCGGTGCTCTTCAAGCCGTTCCGGCCCGAGACCATCGACGACTTCATGGTCCACTACTTCGACAACCAGGACTTCCTGGTGGTCGAGGACAACGTCCTCAAGATCACCCCGTTCACCGGCAAGGCCGACCGGGTGCAGCCCTTCTTCAACCGGCTCACCAGCGTCTTCCCGGAGGCCCTCGAGAAGGTGGCCGCCGCCTGCTACGACGAGGTCCTGCTGGACCTCGGCGCGCCCCCCGGCGAGGCCGACAAGCTCGCCAAGTTCGTGCTGGCGGTGGCCGAGAAGTCGAAGGAGTTCGGCATGACGCTGGCGCTGGTCGGGCCCGAGGGCGCCCGCAAGCAGCTGGCCGGCTTCACCGAGACCAAGGAGCTGCGCTACTTCCCGTCGATCCAGGAGGCGCGGGCCGGCGGGGCGGCGTAG
- a CDS encoding HDOD domain-containing protein — protein sequence MSIDKLASELEVILTKRIQSDQLVLPTMPAVALKVAEILKDPDAGMKEVAAQLEKDPVLAARALRMASSAAFAGGAKKVSLQEALARLGTKTIKSLLVEASAQKLFVSRNPQINEQLKVLWEHSVAVGTMARDVLALTGASDSEGAYLAGLLHDVGKPVVATMLLELERQLTEVYQRNWIDSGEWLEVIARVHRPVGVALGERWQLPPAIVACIKESQEYDKGDRNSFANAVCFSNALAKKSGIYAGPVDAEDNDAIIMIGRSVIGISDDILRTLTKGLRERVSGLYD from the coding sequence ATGAGCATCGACAAGCTGGCCTCGGAGCTCGAGGTCATCCTCACCAAGCGCATCCAGTCCGACCAGCTGGTCCTGCCGACCATGCCGGCGGTGGCCCTCAAGGTGGCGGAGATCCTCAAGGATCCCGACGCCGGGATGAAGGAGGTGGCCGCCCAGCTCGAGAAGGACCCGGTGCTGGCCGCCCGCGCCCTGCGCATGGCCTCCAGCGCCGCCTTCGCCGGCGGCGCCAAGAAGGTCTCGCTGCAGGAGGCGCTGGCCCGCCTCGGCACCAAGACCATCAAGAGCCTGCTGGTGGAGGCCTCGGCCCAGAAGCTCTTCGTCTCGCGCAACCCGCAGATCAACGAGCAGCTCAAGGTGCTGTGGGAGCACTCGGTGGCGGTGGGCACCATGGCGCGCGACGTGCTGGCGCTGACCGGCGCCTCCGACTCGGAGGGCGCCTACCTGGCCGGCCTGCTGCACGACGTCGGCAAGCCGGTGGTGGCCACCATGCTGCTGGAGCTGGAGCGCCAGCTCACCGAGGTCTACCAGCGCAACTGGATCGACTCGGGCGAGTGGCTGGAGGTCATCGCCCGCGTCCACCGGCCGGTGGGGGTGGCGCTGGGCGAGCGCTGGCAGCTGCCGCCCGCCATCGTGGCCTGCATCAAGGAGTCGCAGGAGTACGACAAGGGCGACCGGAACAGCTTCGCCAACGCGGTCTGCTTCTCCAACGCCCTGGCCAAGAAGTCCGGCATCTACGCCGGGCCGGTGGACGCCGAGGACAACGACGCCATCATCATGATCGGCCGGTCGGTCATCGGCATCTCGGACGACATCCTGCGCACCCTGACCAAGGGGCTGCGCGAGCGGGTCTCCGGGCTGTACGACTGA
- a CDS encoding flagellar basal body-associated FliL family protein has product MAEETKEAPAPKAAGGSKIVPILLGVNMLLVVGVLALFMLKGGGGAPPAAAHGAEGAPAEGEKGAEGGSAAGPGPTTKMADFVVHLRDAEVDRYARISFEVELASDVEKAKFDKFSPRIRDGFIAYLSDRTLEELRGSEQVKKVKTSLQELFKELAPGVKVRALYITDLVIQ; this is encoded by the coding sequence ATGGCCGAAGAGACCAAGGAAGCACCAGCACCCAAGGCCGCCGGCGGATCGAAGATCGTCCCGATCCTGCTCGGCGTGAACATGCTGCTCGTCGTCGGCGTGCTGGCGCTCTTCATGCTGAAGGGCGGCGGCGGGGCGCCGCCGGCGGCGGCCCACGGCGCCGAGGGCGCGCCGGCCGAGGGCGAGAAGGGGGCCGAGGGCGGCTCCGCGGCGGGGCCCGGGCCCACCACCAAGATGGCCGACTTCGTGGTCCACCTGCGCGACGCCGAGGTGGACCGCTACGCCCGCATCTCCTTCGAGGTCGAGCTGGCCTCCGACGTGGAGAAGGCCAAGTTCGACAAGTTCTCGCCCCGCATCCGCGACGGCTTCATCGCCTACCTCTCCGACCGGACGCTGGAGGAGCTGCGCGGCAGCGAGCAGGTCAAGAAGGTGAAGACCTCGCTGCAGGAGCTCTTCAAGGAGCTCGCCCCGGGCGTCAAGGTCCGCGCCCTCTACATCACCGATCTCGTCATCCAGTGA
- a CDS encoding FliM/FliN family flagellar motor switch protein: protein MAATLTPEEIKALMSAIQDGRVNTESTAKAARSEVVPYDLTSQDRIIRGQMPTLDAINEQVASMLGIGLAGRTRVTMRVTSSPATLVKFQDLVPLLAPPASVCVLGLGASYGFALAVLEPGLGEALLSAALGDRRVRPPDGTGESRRELTSVEQLVLRRLLLILTDAMAQAWAPVISFQPEVLRFELDPRMASIAPPTDVGIVSGFELKGGIEGRLQLVIPFAAVESAKQKLSSPRRLSQRADERFAEALAREVEQVMVEVRGIFGKTRIPFARMLELQAGDVLLLDTDEGKPLPIIVQGREKLHGTPTISGGSMALQVDGPIAPPSRTPTSIIH, encoded by the coding sequence ATGGCCGCGACGCTGACCCCGGAGGAGATCAAGGCGCTCATGAGCGCCATCCAGGACGGCCGGGTCAACACCGAGTCGACCGCCAAGGCGGCGCGCTCCGAGGTGGTGCCCTACGACCTGACCAGCCAGGACCGGATCATCCGCGGCCAGATGCCCACCCTGGACGCCATCAACGAGCAGGTGGCCTCCATGCTGGGCATCGGGCTGGCCGGCCGCACCCGGGTCACCATGCGGGTCACCTCCTCGCCCGCCACCCTGGTCAAGTTCCAGGACCTGGTGCCGCTGCTGGCGCCGCCGGCCTCGGTCTGCGTGCTCGGCCTGGGCGCCTCCTACGGCTTCGCCCTGGCGGTGCTGGAGCCGGGCCTGGGCGAGGCGCTGCTCTCGGCCGCGCTGGGCGACCGCCGGGTGCGGCCGCCCGACGGCACCGGCGAGAGCCGCCGCGAGCTCACCAGCGTGGAGCAGCTGGTGCTGCGCCGCCTGCTGCTGATCCTCACCGACGCCATGGCGCAGGCCTGGGCGCCGGTCATCTCCTTCCAGCCCGAGGTGCTGCGCTTCGAGCTGGACCCGCGCATGGCCTCCATCGCGCCGCCCACCGACGTGGGCATCGTCTCCGGCTTCGAGCTCAAGGGCGGCATCGAGGGCCGGCTGCAGCTGGTCATCCCCTTCGCCGCCGTCGAGTCCGCCAAGCAGAAGCTCTCCAGCCCGCGCCGGCTCTCCCAGCGCGCCGACGAGCGCTTCGCCGAGGCGCTGGCCCGCGAGGTCGAGCAGGTCATGGTCGAGGTCCGCGGCATCTTCGGCAAGACCCGCATCCCCTTCGCCCGCATGCTCGAGCTGCAGGCCGGCGACGTGCTGCTGCTCGACACCGACGAGGGCAAGCCGCTGCCCATCATCGTGCAGGGGCGCGAGAAGCTGCACGGCACCCCCACCATCTCCGGCGGCAGCATGGCCCTGCAGGTCGACGGCCCCATCGCCCCGCCCTCGCGCACGCCGACCAGCATCATCCACTAG
- the fliN gene encoding flagellar motor switch protein FliN: MDPKPPQSAGESSRRLDMLLDVPLEVNVELGRTRMTIQDLLQLGPGSVIELDKVAGEALDILVNGRLVARGEAVVVNDKFGIRITDIVSPQERIQRLR, from the coding sequence ATGGATCCCAAGCCCCCCCAGTCCGCCGGCGAGTCCTCCCGCCGCCTCGACATGCTGCTCGACGTCCCGCTCGAGGTGAACGTCGAGCTGGGCCGCACCCGCATGACCATCCAGGACCTGCTGCAGCTCGGCCCCGGCTCGGTCATCGAGCTCGACAAGGTGGCCGGGGAGGCCCTCGACATCCTGGTCAACGGGCGGCTGGTGGCCCGCGGCGAGGCGGTGGTCGTCAACGACAAGTTCGGCATCCGCATCACCGACATCGTCAGCCCGCAAGAGCGCATCCAGCGCCTCCGATAG
- a CDS encoding flagellar biosynthetic protein FliO, with product MTPALLALTLSLADPLGFPSPPAALAVAAPATTSAPDQPQARTPTAPPPPLTLPAESGFGLGSLALPAAALLALAGAALWASRRTRATSRYVQVLETTSLGPKRSLVVARLGGELLVIGASEAGLQLLAARPATLDDRAADGPAEALAARLRPVPDLAPEGAPPAHPVLGLLSRLRRAPAAPAHDPATFDSLLAESAEDQELRRKLANGQAGSVR from the coding sequence ATGACCCCTGCCCTGCTCGCCCTGACCCTGTCGCTGGCCGACCCGCTCGGCTTCCCCTCCCCGCCCGCCGCGCTGGCCGTCGCCGCGCCGGCCACCACCTCGGCCCCGGACCAGCCCCAGGCCCGGACGCCCACCGCCCCGCCCCCGCCGCTGACCCTGCCGGCCGAGAGCGGCTTCGGCCTGGGCAGCCTGGCCCTGCCGGCGGCCGCCCTGCTGGCCCTGGCCGGCGCGGCGCTGTGGGCCTCGCGCCGCACCCGCGCCACCAGCCGCTACGTGCAGGTGCTGGAGACCACCAGCCTGGGGCCCAAGCGGTCGCTGGTGGTGGCCCGCCTCGGCGGCGAGCTGCTGGTGATCGGCGCCTCCGAGGCCGGCCTGCAGCTCCTGGCCGCCCGGCCCGCCACCCTGGACGATCGCGCCGCCGACGGCCCGGCCGAGGCGCTGGCGGCGCGCCTCCGCCCGGTGCCGGACCTGGCCCCGGAGGGCGCCCCGCCAGCCCACCCGGTGCTGGGGCTGCTCTCCCGCCTGCGCCGCGCCCCGGCCGCGCCGGCCCATGACCCCGCCACCTTCGACTCGCTGCTGGCCGAGAGCGCCGAGGACCAGGAGCTGCGCCGCAAGCTCGCCAACGGTCAGGCCGGGAGCGTCCGGTGA
- the fliP gene encoding flagellar type III secretion system pore protein FliP (The bacterial flagellar biogenesis protein FliP forms a type III secretion system (T3SS)-type pore required for flagellar assembly.) → MTPLLAVTAAALGDGPLSISVQGGGSAPVKLFLLLTALTFATALLISVTSFTRIIIVLSFLRQALGTQQLPPNQVLLGLALVLSFFVMGPTANRVYADALQPYLEDQIGHVEALERASGPLREFMLKQTRDQDLALFYEIANQQRPAANEVMPMTVVMPAFMISELTTSFRMGLFLYIPLLLVDVLVATLLMSMGMMMVPPTLIALPVKVALFLMADGWRLVVSSLARSFG, encoded by the coding sequence GTGACGCCCCTGCTGGCCGTCACCGCCGCGGCCCTGGGCGACGGCCCGCTCTCCATCTCGGTGCAGGGCGGCGGGTCGGCGCCGGTCAAGCTGTTCCTGCTCCTGACCGCGCTGACCTTCGCCACCGCGCTGCTCATCTCGGTCACCTCCTTCACCCGCATCATCATCGTCCTGTCCTTCCTGCGGCAGGCGCTCGGCACCCAGCAGCTGCCGCCCAACCAGGTGCTGCTGGGCCTGGCGCTGGTGCTCTCCTTCTTCGTCATGGGGCCCACCGCCAACCGGGTCTACGCCGACGCCCTGCAGCCCTACCTGGAGGACCAGATCGGCCACGTCGAGGCGCTGGAGCGGGCCAGCGGCCCGCTGCGCGAGTTCATGCTCAAGCAGACCCGCGACCAGGACCTGGCCCTCTTCTACGAGATCGCCAACCAGCAGCGGCCGGCCGCCAACGAGGTCATGCCCATGACGGTGGTGATGCCGGCCTTCATGATCTCCGAGCTGACCACCTCCTTCCGCATGGGCCTGTTCCTCTACATCCCGCTCCTGCTGGTGGACGTGCTGGTGGCCACGCTGCTCATGTCGATGGGCATGATGATGGTGCCCCCCACGCTGATCGCCCTGCCGGTCAAGGTGGCCCTCTTCCTGATGGCCGACGGCTGGCGGCTGGTGGTCTCCTCGCTGGCGCGGAGCTTCGGATGA
- a CDS encoding flagellar biosynthetic protein FliQ, producing MPANLLREGLVLVGVVGGPIFMVMLGVGLIMGILQAATQINDTAVGFLPRAAAAAACIWLMGGWMMERMSTYLAQAIVRMGGR from the coding sequence ATCCCGGCCAACCTGCTGCGCGAAGGGCTGGTGCTGGTGGGCGTGGTGGGCGGCCCCATCTTCATGGTGATGCTCGGGGTGGGCCTGATCATGGGCATCCTGCAGGCCGCCACCCAGATCAACGACACGGCGGTGGGCTTCCTGCCCCGCGCCGCCGCCGCCGCCGCCTGCATCTGGCTCATGGGCGGCTGGATGATGGAGCGGATGAGCACCTACCTGGCCCAGGCCATCGTGCGGATGGGGGGGCGGTGA